The nucleotide sequence CACGAACTTGTTGTTCTCGAGATCCCGCTTGGCGGTGGCGAGCAGGAACGCGACATCCTGTGTGAAGTTCGGGTAGTCCATCCCGATCTCGATGGAGTGCGGGATGAACGCCCGTGCCATGTGCATGTCGATGTCGCGGTTCGCCCACGTCGGGGTGTCGTCGGAAACCTCGGTCGCCTCGGCGTCGTAGGACGCGGTGACCGCGGTCGCGTTGACCGTGCGCAGCTTGTCCGTGACGATCGTGCGATTCGTCGCGATCTGCCGAATCGGGGACACCGTGCCGTCGCTGTTGAGGATCAGCGTGGGGTCGACCGGCAACGGGACGGCGTAACCGCCGGCGGCGTCGGTCAGCGACGCGGCGCGCTGCAGCACCCCGAGCGCCTCGACATCCGGGTGCCCGTTGCGCATGCCGGTCTTGAACGCCTTGGACCACGCACGCATGTACTCCGGCGAGGACGTGGCGATGATCTGCGCGGCGACCTTGCGCGCCGAGCGTCCCTCTTCCTCGTCGTCGGTGAAGTCCGACCCCTCGAGCAGCTGCGTGATTCGCTGCTTGGACGCGTCATTCACACCGCGGCAGTGCTCAACCGCGGCCATGGCACGGGCGGCGAGGTCGGCCCCGCCCCGCGCCGGGGTTTCCTGGTAGAGCGAGCGGTTGACGGCGTTGAGGTCCCACGGGTTGCCGCGGAAGCTGCCGCGCAGCGCGTCCGGCTCGCCGAGCGGATCCTCGGTGTTGCCCATCCGCGCGCCGTAGCGTGCGCGGGAGGCGGTCACCCGCGCCGCGCGGGTCTCGGCCTCGGCCTCGTCGCGGGCGGCGGTCTCGGCCGCCTGGACATCCGAGCGCAGCCCTGTCTCTTCGGTGTCGAGCGCATCCCATCGGGTCTGCTGCTCGTCGGTCAGCGCGTTCTCGCCCGCGCTGGTGTGCAGCTCACGCCGCTCAGTCTCGATCACCTCGAGCCGTGCGCGCATTTCCTCGAGCGTCACGACGGTTTCCTTTCCAAGTAGGGATAAAGGCGCGCACGCCGTGCGGCGTGCGTGAGCCCGCTCGAGTGGCGCGCGGCCGGCTCGTCGGTATCGGGTGCGGCTCCCGGTCGGCGGGCAGTGCCGTCGGCGGCTGCCCGGTCGGCGGGAGTGCGGTAGGTCTGGATCCGGCCGCGCAGTTCGTCGACCGCGTTCGGGTCGCGCGAGCGCAGCCGCTCGTAGTAGGTGTCGGTCAGTCCGCGGACACCGGCGGTGGCGTCCGGATTGGCCGGCCACGTGACGGGCCCGAACTCGAACAGCCGCACCTCTTTGATGGTGCGTTCCGGGATCCCGTCCGGGTTGTGCTCACTCCGGCCAGGATCGTCGTTCCACTCGTCCTTGATCACCCGCATGCGGAAACTCGAGCCGTAGGCGCCTGCCTCGATGCCCGGCAGGAGATCGCGGTTGTAGGACGTGTCGAACAGTGGAACCTCGCCGACCGGGGAGTCGGGATCCTCGCGCAGATCCTCGATCGTGCCGAGGACCTTATTCCCGATCTGGTAGTCGAACCCGTGGTCGTAGAGAACCTTGATGTTCGCGCGGTTCTCGCTGATCGTTTTGGTGAACGCGCCGCGGGCGGTCCGCTCGAGAAAGCGGCCTTCCCACCACGAGTCGATTTCGTACCAGCGATCGAACGCGGAGAACCGCACGACCATCGTGGGCATGGCGCCCGCCTCGGCCTCGGCCCGGTCGGCCCGGACACAGGTCGGCACCGCGCGCACGAGATCCAGGTCGGGCAGCGTCAGGGTGTTCACGGTGTGCCGTCCTCCTTATTGTCGGTGTCGTCGTCCGGATCGCCGCTCTTTCCCTGCGCGCCACCGGTTCCGGCCGTGTTCGGCTTGTTGCCCCACGACACCGGCTGCAGGTTCTCGCCTTGGCGGATCTCGTTCACGGTCTTCCACCGGTTGCGCAGCGCGGACTCATACGACCGGTACTTGTCCAATGTGGTCGCCTGCAGGATTCCCTCGCGCGGGATCACGACGTATTGCGGCGCGGGCAGCAGCGACGACAGCGCCCGCTCGAGGCGCCGCAACCACTTGTTGATGGTGAGCACCAACAGGTGCGACGCGCGCGATTCCACGTTCGCGTAGGTCAGCGACCCGCCGGATTCGTAGCCGAGCACCTCGGCGATGCCGGGCCCGAACATCCGCGCGCACTGCGCTTCGGTGTAGCCCTGCGTCGCGAGGAACTGCGATTCCTCCGGGCTGATCTGGATCGCCTGGTACTTCCAGCCCTTACCCATCACCACCGGTTCCCGGTTGCCACGCAGCGCGGCGAGGAACTTGTTTTTGACGTCGCGGGCCTGCTGTTCGTTGATCGCCGCTTCCTCGTTGGTCAGCAGCGCCGAGGGGTGCGCGCCGTCGCGGAACCACGATTCGCCGAACTTCACCGACGTGATCGACAGCCCGACCGTGGACGCGTGAAACTGGATCGGCGAGACACCGAGCACGCGCCCGGCGACCGGCATCACGCGCCGGTGCATCCACCGGGCGGCGTCGACCTGGCGACCGCGGACGTTCCACACCGGCGTGCCGTCCTCGATCCAGCCGGTGACGTCGTCGGGGTGCTGCAACAGCACCTGCCGTGGCTGCCGCACCGTGCCCTCGAGGATGTCGCCGAAAGCATTGCCGCGCAGCAGCCACGACAACACAAGCTGATATGACCAGTCCTCGAGCCCTTGCCCCTCGCCGGACGGATCCTTGAGGTTGCCCGGCGTCGCGCGGCTGCGCCGGTCCAAGCCCTCGCCGGAGTAGACCTCGACCGGAAGTTCGGAACACAGCGACGCGATCAGGTCGGCCGCACTGTGCACGGCGATCGACTGCAGCGCGCTCTCAGCCGAGGACAGATCCAGATCGGCATACGATCCCGGTGCGAGCACCGGATACGGCGCGGGCGAGTAGATCTGTGGCCGCTGTTCGGGTTTGGCGCTGCGAAACCAGAGGCTCACCGGATCCGCCAATCCGCCCACAGCAGGAACGCCCCGGCGATCGCGAGACCGAGCGGGACCGCGACCAGCCACCCGGCGAGCACGAAGCAGACCCCGGCGCCGATGCCGGGTCCTATGCGGACGGTGTGCCCGGCGAACGTCGCCACGGCACCGACGGCTGCGCGGTAGGCGTTGCGCAGTTTCGTCACGGGATGCCCCCTTTCACCAGATGTTCCCCACCGGGTCGTAGTCGTCGTCGATCAGGTGCGCGCGGCTCTCATGCGCCCAGCGGGCGACGGTTCCGCCCACCAGCGGCGCGATATTCGAGTCGCTCGTGCGGCGGGCCCATGCCCACGCCTCGCCGAGCGGACGCGTGCGGGCGCCGGCCAACGCCTCGTTGAGCCGACGTTGGTTGAGGTGACGCAGCCGGTCGTGCTCCACTGCGTCGGCGAACGCGCCGCACGATGCGGCGAACTCCCTTGCCGTCGGGATGGCGAGCTGCCCGCGTTCGGGTTTCATCGGGTCGTCAGGAACCTTGAACCCGGCTTTGTTGAGCGGGATCAGCAGCGACCCGGCGGGCCCGGCGATGTCGAGACCGACCGCGATGGGGTTGTGCCGGTCGCGTAGTTCCTCGAGCCGTTCGACCACGCCGTCGGTGCCGTCGCGCAGCTCGATGAGTTCGACGTGCCCGCGGCCGTCCGGGCGGTGCCCGTAGGCCATGATCGCGGTTTTCTGTCGGTCCGGTGTGACATCGACCGCGAACGTGACGTCGGCCGCGGTGGATCGCGCGTCGTGCCAGTCGGCCCACCACTTGGTGGGCACGTTCGGGTCGTCGGCGACGACCACCACTTTCGTGACGTTGAGGTAGGCGCGGTCGAACTCGGCCGCCTCCATCTTTTCCCGCTCGCTGCGCACGGCGGCCTCGGCGACGGTGTGGCCGAGCGCGGGCATGCACGACCACCAGGTCGCCGGGTCGTCCCGGTCGTAGTCGTCGCCGACGGTCCAGTCGAACACGGCGAACGTGGACGGCTCGCCCGCCTCGACGATCGCGCGTCCGCGCTTGCGCTTGCCGTTGAGGAAATGCGACTTCGCTTTCGTGCCCGCGGTGGACACCAGCCACTGTTGCGGTTGCGGGCGGGTGATCATCGCCGGAGAGAACGCCTGTTCTAACCGGGAATCCTCGAGCGCGAACGCCTCGTCGATCGTGCCGTCGTCGAGCGTCTCGCCGTGGCCGGCGGTCTCGGTGTTCGACGTGATGCCGTGCCGCGACCCGTTGCGCCACCGGATCGCCTCATTGCCGTTGACCTTGCGGACGGTGTAGCGGCCCCGGAAACGCTGCGCAGCGTCGAGCGCGGCGACGTGTTCCTCTTCCCACTTCTTGCGGGCCGAGAGGCGGTTCTGCGCCGAGTAGAGGATGTTCTGCCGCGGCCACGCGTTCGCCCGCCACACCATCTTGGCGAGCAACAGCGTGGTCTTGCCCGACTGCCGGGGCACCATGAGCAGGATGTCGCGATAGGCCAGACGTCCGGTGACGGGGTCGACCTCGAGCGCAACGTCGGCGACGTAGCGCTGCCACGGCATGAACGGAGTTCCGAACGCCTCGGCGATCCGCGCCACCTTGGGCCCGTACGTCTTGCGTGACAGGTCGCGCGGCGTCCCCCACCGGGGAACACATCGCAGCCCGTACAGGTCGAGCAGCTGCGCCCTGAGGGCTTCTGTTCGGTCCTCCTCGGACAGCGACACGCGGGGGCCTCCCCTCGTGGGCTACTCCGGGTCGCCGAGGTCGCCGAACTCGTCGTCGTCATCCGGGGCCGTGCGCACGTCTACGGCGTCGGTCAGCGTCTTGAGCGTCGCGCGCAACTCCTTCGCGAGCGGCGGTATCGGGTTCTCGTCGGCGCCGCGGTCGATCCCGGCGGCGAGCGCGAAAGCGAGTTCGGCGAGCGCAGGTTCGGTACCGGCGAGGTCGCCGAGTTCGGCGATGTCCGCGCGCACCTGCCGCTCGAGCGCGCCGGTTTCCGCGGCGCAACGCGGGCACTCCGGCGGCTCGTCGCCGCCGAGCAGCGCGGCGTGCTCGCCGAGCAGGCCGAGCGGCGTCGTACCTGCAGCCGCGGCAATGAACCGCAGTTCGTCGACCGTGACCTCGCGCCGCCGGCGGCCTTCCCGGTCCGGGCGGCCGGTCTCGATGTACCCGACCACGGCGGCCGAGAACGATTCCGGCGCGCCCTTCTCCCATGCGGCCGCGGCGAACTCGCCGCGCGTGAGCCCGGCGCGCTTGCGCGTCGCCCTGATCTCGTCGGCGATCACATCGCTAATCGTCGTGATCCGTTCGCCCGTCAATGTGATCACCCTCCGCCCTGTGTTTTTCTGCCGGGGAGAAATTCAGGGATGGTGGGCGCGGGGTCTCCCGTGCCCTCGCGCCGAAAAAACCCAGGTCAGCGCGGTGCACATCGATGAGCGCGACTGTGTCGCGTGTGGACGGTGGTCACCAGTCACGCGACGTTGCGAAGTGCTCGATCGGTTCCGGTTCCTCCGTGCCGGGCAGGTACCGCGCGTACCACCGGTGGATAGCGGGCACGCTGCCCGGTGGCCGGCGGTCTGCCCGCGCCCGGCGTATGCACTCGTCGCGTCCGGGATCCAACAGGATCAACTCGGCGCGCAGCCGGTCGACCAGCGCGGCGCGCTGCGCCGCCACCGGCAGGGAGCGCACCACGTACACGATGCCCTCGCGTGCCTTGGCGATCCGGTCAAGCTCGAGCCGCATCACGTGTTCGGCCTGTCGGCTGTATGCCCTGCTGTGCAACCACCGGCGAGGGCTGCCGAGGGATCGGGCGATCTCGTCGCGGTCGAGCACGCGGCCGTCGTTCTCGTCGGCGAGCTTGTGCGCAAGCGTGGTCTTGCCCGCGCAGATCGGGCCCGCGATCACGACTACCTGCCGCACCTGATCACCACCTCCGTGAAGTCGTGACGTCGGTAGCGGGTGGCCCTGAGTCGAACAGGACACTGAGCCGGGCATTCTCCCGGTACGCGATTCCACTCCGGACGTCCGTCCGGCGACGCGCTAGCCGCGTCCGCGCGGCCGCCACCCATAGCATGCACGGTCACCACCTACGGGAAGTCGGCATCGGCGCCTCGTGTGCCCGGTTGCCGCGGCTCGAGTTGCAGGTGCGATGCGCCGGGCGCGCGTTGTCGAGGGTGTCCGGGCCGCCCTTGCTGCGCGGCACGATGTGGTCGGCGGTGAACGACATCTTGTGTCTGGCAGGCAGGCCGAGGTCGATCCGATGCCCGCATAGCCAGCACGCGGCACCGGAGGCTGCCGCGAGTTCGCGCAGCTGCGCCGTGACCCGGCGCCACGGTCGGCCGTTCGCCGAGGCCATGCGATCACCCCCTGCGTGACCACTGGCCCCCGGCAAACGACGGAACCCCCGACCGTGAGGTCGGGGGTTCCGGTTGTGGGCACACTGCGCCTAAGTGCCCCCAGTATGCAGAACGATCACGCCGTCTGTCGAACAGGGTTCGGCTACCGCGTGTCGGCGGGCAGCGGCAGGTCGGCGCACGCGGCGGCGATCGCCTCGAGCGCGGCGAACGTGTCAGCCGAAGCAGCCATTGCCCGGTTGATCAGCGCTTGCACTCGCCGGTTCTCGACCGGGTCGTCGGCATACAGCCGCGCCACGGTGTAGCCGAGTTCATCGAGGCTGTTGGTCACGGTCTGCTGTTCGTCGTAGGGCGGGTCGAATACCGGGCCGACCGGCTGGTCGGGGTCGGCGATGAACTCGACGGCGAGCAGTTCGGGCAGCCGCATCTCGAGCGGGTGCGGCCGGTCACCCGTGTGGCGGTTGGCCGTCCACACCTCGAGCAGCTGCAGCAGTCCGTCGATCCGACGCACCTCGCGCGCGGCCAAGTGGCCGGGCAGCTGCTGCGCGGTCTCCTTGGATCCGATGAGGCGGGCGCGCACGAACTCGGCCACGTCGTCGGGCCGCCCGGTGTGCGGGTGGTGGCGCCGGCTGTTCGAGTTCGGGCATCCCGGCTCGAAGCAGTTGCCGTTGCTGTTGCGCGGGTGCTCGCAGTCGACGGTCGGCCGATCGTTGGCGGTCGTCATGGTCGTGTTCTCCGGGTGTCGAGGGACGGCCGGCTGTCCGGCGGCACGGGTTCGGTGCGGCAGTCCGGGCAGTGCCCGTCTCCCTTGCAGGTTCCGCACCGTGCGGCGAGGTTCGACCCGAACCCACGGCAGTCCGGGCACTTCCGGGAGGTCGCGCACGTGTGACACGGTTGCGGCATGGGCTCGCCGCTTGCCTCGGCCCCGTTCGTCATGCCGCCGATCATGACCGGCGAACACGGGGCCGCGCTGCCCTCGACCGTTTCTGTCCAGTAGTTGACCACTGCGCCTACCTCTCGATGCCCTTGTGCCGCTGGTCGCTGTTGTTCCAGCAGTCCGGCGTGGAGCAATTCTCCGTTGTGGGGTGCACCTGGTGTCCGCATTGGCCGGTCGTCGGTTTCGGCGGCTCCGGCGGCGGCGAGCCGATGTTCGGGCGCCATCGGTTCTTGCTCATCGGTTCCCCCCAAGCGTGTCGTGGTCGTCGGCTGCACATCGTGCGGCCGCCTGGTCGTCGTTACCGGCCGCGCCGATCGGGACTTCGGATCGGTGGCCGTTGCCCTCGGCGCTGCTGCGCAGCCGCGGCCGCCGGGCCTGGTCCGTGGTGAGCACGCCCTGTAGGAACTCGAGGTTTTCCGGGCCCCAGACCTGCCCGCAGCCGAGGCACCTGCAGCCGGTTCGGGCGTCGAGGGTGAGCGCCGGGGCCTGGACCAGTTCGCCGGTGCTGGGGTCGAGGCGCCACACCATGGCCTGCCCGCACGCGGGGCACGCGGCGGCGATGTGCAGCCGTCGCGGTGGGTCGAGCAGTTCCTCTATCCGTTCGACCATGTACCGGAGTTCGAGCACGGTGGCCGCGACTTTGTGGACCTCGGCCCATCGCCCGGCGATGCCGGCGGCCGCCCGGATCCGGGACACGGCGTCCGCGTCCTGCACCAGCACGTTGAAGTGCAAGGTTGCGGCCTCGCGGTCGAGGTTGCGCTGCAGGTCTGCCGCGGCGATCCGGATGGGGGCGCCGGGCGAGCTGCCCGATGCCTTGCCGGTCTCCCCACCGTGCGCGTGCGCCTGGCGCAGCTGCTCGAGCAATCCCGGTTTGGTGTGCGTCGTGGTCGTCATGTCGTCGCGGATCACCTTCAAGGTGATCGGGTCGGTGAGCTTGGCGGCGAGGGCGGCGAGTTCGGTCTGCCACTGCCGCAGGTTCTTCGGGTCGGTCGGGTTGGTCACGGGCGGGTTCCCCTCGCGTTGATCGTGCGCGGCGGCCGAGACTGCCGGGCGGGGCCGGTGTTGCGGTTACGGACGCGGTCAAGCGCGACCGCGAACCGGTCGGCGGCGTTGCGCGTGGCGATCTCGTCGAGGGCGGCGAGCGCGGGCACGGTGGCCTGCAGCGCCTCGGCGAGCGCGGCGAACGATCGGCCGATGCGGACGGCGGCGGCCGCGACTCCGGGCACGATCGCGGCGAGCGTCGTCCGCGCGATCTCGTCGACCACGTGCTCGTGGGCGAACTGCGTCTCGGCGAAACGGCGCTGCCACGGCTCGAGGTCGACCTCGAGCACGGTCTCGATGAACTCGACGGCGTCGGCCGGGTCGGGGCGTTCGGGTTCGGTGGTCATGCGGGGTGGCTCTCCTGTCGGTGGTGGTCGGCCGCCCGGATCCGTCGCCAGTGGGCGGGGGCGTGCAGTGGTCGGCCGTCGGGGGTGAGGCACGGGTGGTCGGTGGGCTGGTGGCATTCGGGGCAGTCGACGGCGAGGGCGAGTTCGCGTTCGCGTTCGAGGAGTTCGGCCGCGGCGAGGGCGTCGAGTTCCCGGTCGTTGAACTGGCCCCGGTAGCGGGTCACCGCGGGATGTCCGGTGGTTGCGGGGGCGGGGGTGGTGTGGCGGTGCGGGTGTAGGGGTTGGGGGCGAGTTGGTCGCGGGGTGTGTCGGCGGGGCCCACGGTGGGGCGGTGGCCGTTGGGTCCTGCATCGCCTATGCGGTCCCGGTAAGCGGTGGGGCCTGTCTGGGGAGCTACCCCGTCCCGTCCCCTACCCGTCCCGGTAGTCATCGGGCCGGTGATTCCGTCGGTGATCATGGGGTTTTGTGGCTGGTTTTGGGCAGGGTCGGGCCTGGTGTTGGTGGCGTTTTCCGCTGGTGGGGCTTGGTTTCCGGTCGGGATGGGGTTCTGTGCGGGATCCGGGTCGGTTTCTGGTCGATCCGGTGATCGGTGAGTGATCGGCGGTTGATCCGGGGTTGATTCGGCGTTGATCGCGCTGTTCGGCGGGGGCAGCAGGATGAGCCCGGCGGCCTCGGGGGTGCAGTCCTTCTTGCGGCCGTTGCAGCCGCGGCACGCGACGACCAGGTTGTCGGCACCGGCGGCGATCTTCGGGTCGACGTGGTCGAGCACGCCGCCGGCGGGGGTTTTGCGGTCGGCCCACTTCACGGTGATGCCGCAGTACCGGCAGGCCATGCCGTCGCGGTTCTTGACCGCGGCGCGCAGTTCCTTGTCCTTGAGTTCGCGGGTTTTCGCGCGGTGCACGTCGTTCTCGGCGCGTGAGGGGTTCTCGTCGAGGAAGGCGTGCACCCAGTAGCCGCCGAGATCGGCGTTCCACTTCTTTCCCTCGAGGCATCGGCACTCGTCGCCGGGCCGATGGATCATCGGCGGGCCGTCGCCGAGGCGGATGTCGAGCAGCGCCTTGAGTTCGCGCCGTGTGGCGATCTGGCGGGCCTTGAGGGTCGGCACCCACCCATCGGTGCGCTGCGCGCTCGCGTACTGCTTGAGGCGCGTCAGGGCCCCGTATGCCGAGTTGCCGACGGCGTGCACGTGCGGGTCGTCGTAGCCGACGTCATTCAGCCTCAGCCACGGCATGGGGCACCGCCCGATAGACGCGCGGAAACCCGGCGCCGCGCGGGCGCCGGGTCGGCGGGGTCGTGCCGGTGGATCACGGTTTCTCCTTGTGCCAGTTGGAAAGCGGGGCCGGGTCGCCGTAGCGACTCCGGCCCCGCCCGGTCAGCGACCGCCCGTGTCTGCAGGGCGGCCGCCGGGATCGGCGACGTCGTCGTCGGGATAGGGCTCGCTATCGATGTCCTCGAGCCACGCGCGCAGCAGCTCCACGGGGTCGGTCACGTCGCCGTCTCCGATCCCCAAATGGCGTTGAGCCGGTAGACGTCGAGGAACGCGCGCAGGAGGTCGACAAGACCCTCGAGCCCCTCGGCGGCCACGTGGCCGGTGACGACGTCCTGCGCGGCCTCGCCGTCGAGGTTCACCTGCGCGGTGATCGCCTTCATCGCGGTGAGTTCGGCCGGGTCGGGGGTGTCCTCGGCCTCGAGCGCGACCGGGCCGGGCGGGTTCATCAGCGCGCGCAGCGTCTCGCCGACCACCACCAACCCGACCGAGATCAGCGACCACAACCGGCCGTAGCGCTCGAT is from Amycolatopsis lurida and encodes:
- a CDS encoding phage major capsid protein — encoded protein: MTLEEMRARLEVIETERRELHTSAGENALTDEQQTRWDALDTEETGLRSDVQAAETAARDEAEAETRAARVTASRARYGARMGNTEDPLGEPDALRGSFRGNPWDLNAVNRSLYQETPARGGADLAARAMAAVEHCRGVNDASKQRITQLLEGSDFTDDEEEGRSARKVAAQIIATSSPEYMRAWSKAFKTGMRNGHPDVEALGVLQRAASLTDAAGGYAVPLPVDPTLILNSDGTVSPIRQIATNRTIVTDKLRTVNATAVTASYDAEATEVSDDTPTWANRDIDMHMARAFIPHSIEIGMDYPNFTQDVAFLLATAKRDLENNKFVLGNGTTEPRGIVTALTGTAFELTSTTADTFAMADVYKVDDDLPENFADTASWIGNKKIFSAIRQAGGANLDDFWANAREGLPARLLDHPLYRTSAMDGVINATQENRVLVLGDFRFFWVVDRVGFSIELIPHLFHTGNNRPSGQRGVFAFWRNGSDSVLDRAFRMLNVT
- a CDS encoding HK97 family phage prohead protease, whose amino-acid sequence is MNTLTLPDLDLVRAVPTCVRADRAEAEAGAMPTMVVRFSAFDRWYEIDSWWEGRFLERTARGAFTKTISENRANIKVLYDHGFDYQIGNKVLGTIEDLREDPDSPVGEVPLFDTSYNRDLLPGIEAGAYGSSFRMRVIKDEWNDDPGRSEHNPDGIPERTIKEVRLFEFGPVTWPANPDATAGVRGLTDTYYERLRSRDPNAVDELRGRIQTYRTPADRAAADGTARRPGAAPDTDEPAARHSSGLTHAARRARLYPYLERKPS
- a CDS encoding phage portal protein, whose amino-acid sequence is MSLWFRSAKPEQRPQIYSPAPYPVLAPGSYADLDLSSAESALQSIAVHSAADLIASLCSELPVEVYSGEGLDRRSRATPGNLKDPSGEGQGLEDWSYQLVLSWLLRGNAFGDILEGTVRQPRQVLLQHPDDVTGWIEDGTPVWNVRGRQVDAARWMHRRVMPVAGRVLGVSPIQFHASTVGLSITSVKFGESWFRDGAHPSALLTNEEAAINEQQARDVKNKFLAALRGNREPVVMGKGWKYQAIQISPEESQFLATQGYTEAQCARMFGPGIAEVLGYESGGSLTYANVESRASHLLVLTINKWLRRLERALSSLLPAPQYVVIPREGILQATTLDKYRSYESALRNRWKTVNEIRQGENLQPVSWGNKPNTAGTGGAQGKSGDPDDDTDNKEDGTP
- a CDS encoding terminase large subunit domain-containing protein, whose protein sequence is MSLSEEDRTEALRAQLLDLYGLRCVPRWGTPRDLSRKTYGPKVARIAEAFGTPFMPWQRYVADVALEVDPVTGRLAYRDILLMVPRQSGKTTLLLAKMVWRANAWPRQNILYSAQNRLSARKKWEEEHVAALDAAQRFRGRYTVRKVNGNEAIRWRNGSRHGITSNTETAGHGETLDDGTIDEAFALEDSRLEQAFSPAMITRPQPQQWLVSTAGTKAKSHFLNGKRKRGRAIVEAGEPSTFAVFDWTVGDDYDRDDPATWWSCMPALGHTVAEAAVRSEREKMEAAEFDRAYLNVTKVVVVADDPNVPTKWWADWHDARSTAADVTFAVDVTPDRQKTAIMAYGHRPDGRGHVELIELRDGTDGVVERLEELRDRHNPIAVGLDIAGPAGSLLIPLNKAGFKVPDDPMKPERGQLAIPTAREFAASCGAFADAVEHDRLRHLNQRRLNEALAGARTRPLGEAWAWARRTSDSNIAPLVGGTVARWAHESRAHLIDDDYDPVGNIW
- a CDS encoding AAA family ATPase; the encoded protein is MRQVVVIAGPICAGKTTLAHKLADENDGRVLDRDEIARSLGSPRRWLHSRAYSRQAEHVMRLELDRIAKAREGIVYVVRSLPVAAQRAALVDRLRAELILLDPGRDECIRRARADRRPPGSVPAIHRWYARYLPGTEEPEPIEHFATSRDW
- a CDS encoding HNH endonuclease signature motif containing protein, with translation MASANGRPWRRVTAQLRELAAASGAACWLCGHRIDLGLPARHKMSFTADHIVPRSKGGPDTLDNARPAHRTCNSSRGNRAHEAPMPTSRRW
- a CDS encoding DUF7340 domain-containing protein — protein: MTNPTDPKNLRQWQTELAALAAKLTDPITLKVIRDDMTTTTHTKPGLLEQLRQAHAHGGETGKASGSSPGAPIRIAAADLQRNLDREAATLHFNVLVQDADAVSRIRAAAGIAGRWAEVHKVAATVLELRYMVERIEELLDPPRRLHIAAACPACGQAMVWRLDPSTGELVQAPALTLDARTGCRCLGCGQVWGPENLEFLQGVLTTDQARRPRLRSSAEGNGHRSEVPIGAAGNDDQAAARCAADDHDTLGGNR
- a CDS encoding zinc finger domain-containing protein, translated to MTRYRGQFNDRELDALAAAELLERERELALAVDCPECHQPTDHPCLTPDGRPLHAPAHWRRIRAADHHRQESHPA
- a CDS encoding HNH endonuclease; this translates as MPWLRLNDVGYDDPHVHAVGNSAYGALTRLKQYASAQRTDGWVPTLKARQIATRRELKALLDIRLGDGPPMIHRPGDECRCLEGKKWNADLGGYWVHAFLDENPSRAENDVHRAKTRELKDKELRAAVKNRDGMACRYCGITVKWADRKTPAGGVLDHVDPKIAAGADNLVVACRGCNGRKKDCTPEAAGLILLPPPNSAINAESTPDQPPITHRSPDRPETDPDPAQNPIPTGNQAPPAENATNTRPDPAQNQPQNPMITDGITGPMTTGTGRGRDGVAPQTGPTAYRDRIGDAGPNGHRPTVGPADTPRDQLAPNPYTRTATPPPPPQPPDIPR